One Xyrauchen texanus isolate HMW12.3.18 chromosome 46, RBS_HiC_50CHRs, whole genome shotgun sequence DNA segment encodes these proteins:
- the ahcyl2a gene encoding adenosylhomocysteinase like 2a isoform X5, with protein MRKVYSLPIQYPDQPREFNSRLTKTGRSSLSHSISHSSSDSNSSGGSDAENGDDEVCPRDRQQINSKGNRDFCIKNIKLADFGRREIQLAEDEMTALMALRKAAHGEKPLAGAKIVGCTHVTAETAVLFETLTMLGAQCRWAACNIYSTQNEVAAALAEQDFPVFAWQEESEDDFWWCIDRCVNLESWEPNMILDDGGDMTHWIYKKYPHLFKKVKGVVEESITGIHRLHHLSKAGKLCVPAINVNDSVTKQKFDNLYFCKESILDSLKKTTDVMFGGKQVAVCGYGEVGKGCCSALKALGSVVYVTEIDPICALQACMDGFRLTRLGDVIRQVDIVITCTGNKNVVVREHMDQMKNGCIVCNMGRSNTEIDVVSLRTPELTWHHLRQQVDHVIWPDGKRIILIAEGRVLNLSCSTVPIYVLSITATTQALALIELFNAPEGRYKQDVYLLPKKLDEYVAGLHLQTFDAQLTELTDDQAKYLCLSKHGPFKPSYYRY; from the exons CCAATCCAGTATCCTGATCAGCCACGAGAATTCAACAGTCGATTAACCAAGACTGGTCGCAGCTCTCTATCCCACTCCATTTCTCATTCTTCTTCAGACAGCAACAGCTCAG GGGGCTCAGATGCAGAAAATGGAGACGATGAAGTTTGTCCTCGAGACAGGCAGCAGATTAACTCTAAAGGAAACAGAGATTTCTGCATAAAAAACATCAAGCTGGCTGATTTCGGCCGTCGAGAGATACAGCTTGCAGAGGACG AGATGACTGCACTGATGGCCTTAAGAAAAGCAGCCCATGGAGAGAAGCCACTTGCCGGGGCTAAAATAGTCGGCTGTACCCACGTCACCGCCGAGACAGCT GTGCTGTTCGAGACCCTGACAATGTTAGGGGCTCAGTGCAGGTGGGCAGCCTGCAATATTTACTCCACCCAGAATGAAGTGGCAGCTGCTTTGGCAGAGCAAG ATTTCCCAGTGTTTGCATGGCAGGAGGAGTCTGAAGATGATTTCTGGTGGTGTATTGATCGCTGTGTAAATCTGGAGAGCTGGGAGCCGAACATG ATCCTTGATGATGGAGGAGATATGACACATTGGATATACAAGAAATACCCTCACCTCTTCAAAAAAGTCAAGGGTGTTGTTGAAGAGAGTATCACTGGAATTCACAG GCTTCATCACCTGTCTAAAGCAGGAAAACTCTGTGTGCCAGCCATAAATGTCAATGACTCCGTCACAAAACAGAAGTTTGACAACCTTTACTTCTGCAAGGAATCCATTCTGGATAG TCTAAAAAAGACCACTGATGTTATGTTTGGGGGGAAACAGGTGGCTGTATGTGGATATGGAGAG GTGGGAAAAGGTTGCTGTTCAGCTTTAAAAGCATTGGGTTCTGTTGTGTATGTAACAGAGATTGATCCTATCTGTGCTCTACAGGCATG CATGGATGGCTTTCGATTGACCAGACTAGGTGATGTCATAAGACAAGTGGACATTGTTATCACCTGCACAG GTAACAAAAATGTTGTTGTGAGGGAACATATGGACCAAATGAAGAATGGGTGCATTGTCTGCAACATGGGACGATCCAATACAGAAATTGATGTG GTTAGTCTGAGAACGCCAGAATTGACATGGCACCATTTGAGACAACAAGTGGATCACGTTATATGGCCTGATGGCAAAAGAATTATTCTCATAGCGGAG GGCCGTGTTCTTAATCTGAGCTGCTCCACTGTACCCATATATGTGCTTTCCATCACAGCCACCACACAG gCTTTGGCATTGATTGAGCTCTTTAATGCCCCAGAGGGCCGTTACAAACAAGATGTCTACCTTCTTCCCAAGAAACTAG ATGAGTATGTTGCAGGCCTGCACCTTCAGACCTTTGACGCACAACTGACTGAGCTTACTGATGATCAAGCAAAATACCTGTGTTTGAGTAAACACGGCCCCTTCAAGCCGAGTTACTACAG gtATTAA
- the ppp1r3ab gene encoding uncharacterized protein ppp1r3ab, which yields MESVGALDSPTGASSKLLSLPAPFPWDEDEESLGLGGIKPNSSPIPRRRSSVSSDDSQPPPSSSRRVSFADAFGLSLVSVKQFDAWAATAPSGCLERDLSEAKEYYMFLLCTLPQTAEELALRTHEQKLELESLELLPGTTTLKGIIRVLNLSFDKMVYVRTSLDSWRSHFDLLAEYVPGSSNGETDCFSFKLTLVPPFGEDGTRVDFCLRYETSLGTFWNNNNEKNYAFFCYEKAKEKPCEPCDSENKRKGCLKTTSSNVTALAEATTNNEEFPDININSGKATNPPSQNANSEKIQKESKELEEDMSRIRDRRNRRKAARLAKVKEQFAKREEEKKQGTKAKESEVKEETNVQEHASMLVKTPWSPLSQQTTEVPLTSNQTSLSPAECLKLAEHSGDSTDVFSRQAQAQPEKDTIIHFETNLSRAHANSSLEDTCCDKLMACSASEVLEDIQNIENLCNQTVSINQHVPGCQNSDLAISKNFKRAWENFEQDFRSLAHISKIDEDSNISDGKAEHRENLTLKTSNSENQLFSHGLTFGTIVAPLYHQVFKKMESERKDMHRAFQVNPSFRELEDESQRAVMPSESYYAPMRHTAEICPEPVHDVTVDVCSESTAQNLINKVKPIKNPLFESNKGKLVEKTDDSTSGIRECPIEITETNLLSKAIAVQPDISLDSKPPQGEVLSVCTLALTELSLQDDSHHSLIPLLETDPYDVIHKTMDSGIHSLSEQAPHLPPTMILKPLLFLENQSFATKIEVLQNQENSTNTQIHTKREDITLQTQMPNAINNNLPLNISKQFLKESHILTSENISFVAPQNQTDLNPSLTKTQPHITSTLNQRPEVTPSLNPISGKSVEIPNFSATSTVHKHSNSTSFSLPESPEDPQMLQTSGIILDSSDEKLEPVYCEKLEKYSHSGIETEPYTESENSQIIMSNALESYQMNEKKQMLMDFSTLTPETESSSIIDGTNNFDEKHNDTSLIKVMDKIDNIRKEELCQISEGLEVRNELKIMQTEKQGQEEENDEDEEEEQEDTEAKENEEINSIEEEIKYIDDEEDMDMDKMAAEREQNQQINAVDKQSLEKKFEKQKLVIKTCNVELLPPIRIDLDEIEGQQCTGESQGDGEYSEREDSHYKSGVEIDEEMGQACQASTKNTVTSRGIQAKNNDWDLLEFIDKEDDLCCESKKLQHEQESADDVNNMLVDMEFVPKDSMNRDIEADVEENASTESLIDDEMELYLHSLRNSQQSVFREGMMNGIYCKRPSVSRGMSRSLAMPAISESVDEDQLNSSLEDVTNIEDIMELERATLPLVDRNEHVIGRNVLWWKEFLSYDNMSRVIVYTFLLIVFLVTAFYYDFIACFALYLLTLFWLFCQGEGEPLKSSRRAERGPQ from the exons ATGGAGTCTGTGGGAGCACTGGACAGCCCCACTGGGGCCAGCTCCAAACTTCTGAGCTTGCCGGCACCCTTCCCTTGGGATGAGGACGAGGAGTCACTTGGTCTGGGAGGCATCAAGCCCAACTCTTCACCCATACCGAGGCGGCGAAGTTCAGTGTCTTCTGATGACTCCCAACCACCCCCTTCCAGTAGCCGAAGAGTGTCCTTTGCTGATGCCTTTGGTTTAAGTCTTGTCTCAGTGAAACAGTTTGACGCCTGGGCAGCAACTGCACCATCAGGCTGTCTGGAGAGAGACTTGAGTGAAGCTAAGGAGTATTACATGTTTCTTCTCTGTACTCTTCCACAGACAGCTGAGGAGCTGGCCTTGCGGACTCATGAACAGAAGCTAGAACTAGAGAGTCTGGAGTTGCTTCCTGGGACCAcaacacttaaaggaataattcggGTGCTAAACCTGAGTTTTGATAAGATGGTCTATGTACGTACCTCCTTAGATTCGTGGAGGAGTCATTTTGATCTGTTGGCTGAGTACGTTCCTGGTTCAAGTAATGGGGAgactgattgtttctccttcaaGCTTACACTGGTTCCTCCATTTGGAGAAGATGGCACGAGGGTTGACTTCTGTTTGCGATATGAAACATCTTTGGGGACGTtttggaataataataatgaaaaaaactaTGCTTTTTTTTGCTACGAAAAAGCAAAGGAGAAACCCTGTGAACCCTGTGACagtgaaaacaaaagaaaaggctGTCTGAAAACAACCAG CTCAAATGTCACTGCTTTGGCTGAAGCTACAACGAATAACGAGGAATTTCCTG atataaatataaattctgGAAAGGCCACTAACCCTCCATCTCAAAATGCAAATTCTGAGAAAATCCAAAAGGAAAGCAAGGAATTAGAG GAAGACATGAGCAGAATCCGTGACAGAAGGAACAGAAGAAAGGCTGCGCGGTTAGCAAAAGTCAAGGAGCAATTTGCAAAGAGAGAAGAAGAGAAGAAACAAGGGACCAAGGCAAAAGAGAGTGAAGTGAAAGAAGAGACCAATGTGCAGGAACATGCATCAATGCTGGTGAAGACACCATGGAGCCCTCTATCACAGCAAACAACAGAAGTACCACTGACAAGCAACCAAACATCACTTTCACCAGCTGAGTGCCTCAAATTAGCTGAGCATAGTGGAGATTCCACTGATGTTTTCAGCCGACAAGCTCAAGCACAACCTGAGAAAGACACCATAATCCACTTTGAGACAAATCTGTCCAGAGCACATGCAAATTCATCCCTGGAAGACACATGTTGTGATAAATTAATGGCATGCTCTGCTTCAGAAGTACTGGAAGATATCCAAAATATTGAAAACCTTTGTAACCAAACAGTTTCAATCAATCAGCATGTTCCTGGATGCCAAAATTCTGACTTGGCAATTAGCAAGAATTTTAAAAGGGCATGGGAGAACTTTGAACAGGATTTCAGAAGTTTGGCACATATCTCTAAGATAGATGAGGATTCAAATATCAGTGATGGGAAAGCAGAACATAGAGAAAATTTGACTTTGAAAACTAGCAACTCAGAGAATCAGCTGTTTTCCCATGGCTTAACATTTGGTACCATTGTAGCCCCACTTTATCATCAGGTTTTCAAAAAAATGGAATCCGAGAGGAAAGACATGCACAGAGCATTTCAAGTCAACCCTTCATTTAGGGAACTGGAGGATGAGAGTCAAAGAGCGGTTATGCCCTCTGAGAGCTATTATGCTCCCATGAGACACACTGCAGAAATTTGTCCAGAGCCAGTACATGATGTTACAGTTGACGTCTGCAGTGAATCAACAGCACAAAACTTAATAAACAAAGTGAAGCCAATTAAAAATCCTCTTTTTGAGTCAAATAAAGGAAAACTTGTTGAGAAAACAGATGATTCTACCAGTGGTATAAGAGAGTGCCCAATAGAAATTACTGAAACAAACCTTCTTTCAAAAGCAATAGCCGTACAACCAGACATTTCTTTAGACAGTAAACCTCCTCAAGGAGAAGTCTTATCAGTATGCACACTTGCTCTGACAGAATTATCCCTCCAGGATGATTCTCACCACAGTTTAATACCCCTACTAGAAACAGATCCTTATGACGTAATACATAAAACAATGGATTCCGGTATTCACAGCTTATCTGAACAAGCCCCTCATTTACCGCCTACAATGATTCTGAAACCTTTATTATTTCTGGAAAACCAGAGCTTTGCCACCAAAATTGAAGTGTTACAAAATCAGGAGAACTCTACAAATACTCAAATCCACACCAAACGGgaggatataactttacaaaccCAAATGCCCAATGCCATTAACAACAACCTGCCTCTGAACATAAGCAAACAGTTTCTTAAGGAAAGTCACATCCTTACATCTGAAAATATTTCCTTTGTTGCGCCACAAAATCAGACTGATTTGAACCCTTCCCTAACTAAAACTCAACCACACATTACATCCACTCTGAACCAAAGACCAGAAGTAACACCTAGCCTGAATCCCATTTCAGGGAAGTCTGTTGAGATCCCTAATTTCTCTGCCACTTCTACAGTGCATAAGCATTCAAACAGTACTTCTTTTAGTCTGCCCGAATCTCCTGAAGATCCCCAAATGCTCCAGACTTCAGGCATCATCTTAGATTCCTCTGATGAAAAATTAGAGCCTGTATACTGTGAAAAACTTGAAAAATATTCTCACAGTGGAATCGAAACAGAACCATATACAGAATCAGAAAACTCACAGATAATTATGAGCAATGCTTTGGAGAGCTACCAAATgaatgaaaagaaacaaatgCTCATGGATTTTTCTACACTGACCCCAGAGACTGAGAGCTCCAGTATAATTGATGGCACAAATAACTTTGATGAAAAACATAATGACACATCTTTAATTAAAGTGATGGACAAAATTGACAACATACGGAAAGAGGAATTATGCCAGATTTCAGAAGGTCTTGAAGTGCGAAATGAACTTAAAATAATGCAGACAGAGAAGCAGGGACAAGAAGAAGAAAATGATGAGGATGAAGAAGAGGAACAAGAAGATACAGAAGCAAAAGAAAATGAGGAAATAAATAGCATTGAAGAAGAGATAAAATACATAGACGATGAAGAGGACATGGATATGGACAAAATGGCAGCTGAGCGAGAACAAAATCAACAAATCAATGCTGTTGATAAACAATCACTTGAAAAGAAATTTGAGAAGCAGAAGCTGGTCATTAAAACCTGTAATGTTGAATTATTACCACCAATTCGTATTGACTTAGATGAGATCGAAGGGCAGCAATGCACAGGTGAAAGTCAAGGTGATGGTGAGTACTCCGAAAGAGAGGACAGTCACTACAAAAGTGGAGTAGAGATAGATGAGGAAATGGGTCAAGCCTGTCAAGCATCAACAAAAAATACTGTAACCAGTAGAGGTATACAAGCTAAAAATAATGATTGGGACCTCTTAGAATTTATTGATAAAGAAGATGACTTGTGCTGTGAAAGTAAGAAACTTCAGCATGAGCAGGAATCTGCAGATGATGTGAACAATATGTTGGTAGACATGGAATTTGTGCCAAAAGATTCCATGAACAGAGATATTGAGGCGGATGTTGAGGAAAATGCTTCCACAGAATCTCTAATCGATGATGAGATGGAGCTGTACCTTCATAGTCTGAGGAATTCACAACAGTCAGTTTTCAGAGAAGGCATGATGAATGGAATCTACTGTAAAAGACCCTCTGTGAGCAGAGGAATGTCAAGGTCATTAGCTATGCCTGCAATTTCAGAGTCTGTGGACGAAGACCAGCTAAATAGTTCCCTTGAGGATGTAACAAATATTGAGGACATAATGGAGCTGGAGAGAGCTACACTGCCCCTTGTGGATAGGAATGAACATGTCATTGGGCGTAATGTCCTGTGGTGGAAAGAGTTCCTCTCCTATGATAACATGTCAAGGGTCATTGTGTACACTTTTTTGTTGATAGTGTTTTTGGTCACAGCATTTTATTATGACTTCATAGCATGCTTTGCCCTATATCTTCTTACGTTGTTTTGGCTATTCTGTCAAGGGGAGGGGGAACCTTTGAAAAGCTCTCGGAGAGCTGAGAGAGGACCGCAGTAG
- the ahcyl2a gene encoding adenosylhomocysteinase like 2a isoform X3, whose protein sequence is MRKVYSLVSLTKNREPKDAVLSLNIKPIQYPDQPREFNSRLTKTGRSSLSHSISHSSSDSNSSGGSDAENGDDEVCPRDRQQINSKGNRDFCIKNIKLADFGRREIQLAEDEMTALMALRKAAHGEKPLAGAKIVGCTHVTAETAVLFETLTMLGAQCRWAACNIYSTQNEVAAALAEQDFPVFAWQEESEDDFWWCIDRCVNLESWEPNMILDDGGDMTHWIYKKYPHLFKKVKGVVEESITGIHRLHHLSKAGKLCVPAINVNDSVTKQKFDNLYFCKESILDSLKKTTDVMFGGKQVAVCGYGEVGKGCCSALKALGSVVYVTEIDPICALQACMDGFRLTRLGDVIRQVDIVITCTGNKNVVVREHMDQMKNGCIVCNMGRSNTEIDVVSLRTPELTWHHLRQQVDHVIWPDGKRIILIAEGRVLNLSCSTVPIYVLSITATTQALALIELFNAPEGRYKQDVYLLPKKLDEYVAGLHLQTFDAQLTELTDDQAKYLCLSKHGPFKPSYYRY, encoded by the exons CCAATCCAGTATCCTGATCAGCCACGAGAATTCAACAGTCGATTAACCAAGACTGGTCGCAGCTCTCTATCCCACTCCATTTCTCATTCTTCTTCAGACAGCAACAGCTCAG GGGGCTCAGATGCAGAAAATGGAGACGATGAAGTTTGTCCTCGAGACAGGCAGCAGATTAACTCTAAAGGAAACAGAGATTTCTGCATAAAAAACATCAAGCTGGCTGATTTCGGCCGTCGAGAGATACAGCTTGCAGAGGACG AGATGACTGCACTGATGGCCTTAAGAAAAGCAGCCCATGGAGAGAAGCCACTTGCCGGGGCTAAAATAGTCGGCTGTACCCACGTCACCGCCGAGACAGCT GTGCTGTTCGAGACCCTGACAATGTTAGGGGCTCAGTGCAGGTGGGCAGCCTGCAATATTTACTCCACCCAGAATGAAGTGGCAGCTGCTTTGGCAGAGCAAG ATTTCCCAGTGTTTGCATGGCAGGAGGAGTCTGAAGATGATTTCTGGTGGTGTATTGATCGCTGTGTAAATCTGGAGAGCTGGGAGCCGAACATG ATCCTTGATGATGGAGGAGATATGACACATTGGATATACAAGAAATACCCTCACCTCTTCAAAAAAGTCAAGGGTGTTGTTGAAGAGAGTATCACTGGAATTCACAG GCTTCATCACCTGTCTAAAGCAGGAAAACTCTGTGTGCCAGCCATAAATGTCAATGACTCCGTCACAAAACAGAAGTTTGACAACCTTTACTTCTGCAAGGAATCCATTCTGGATAG TCTAAAAAAGACCACTGATGTTATGTTTGGGGGGAAACAGGTGGCTGTATGTGGATATGGAGAG GTGGGAAAAGGTTGCTGTTCAGCTTTAAAAGCATTGGGTTCTGTTGTGTATGTAACAGAGATTGATCCTATCTGTGCTCTACAGGCATG CATGGATGGCTTTCGATTGACCAGACTAGGTGATGTCATAAGACAAGTGGACATTGTTATCACCTGCACAG GTAACAAAAATGTTGTTGTGAGGGAACATATGGACCAAATGAAGAATGGGTGCATTGTCTGCAACATGGGACGATCCAATACAGAAATTGATGTG GTTAGTCTGAGAACGCCAGAATTGACATGGCACCATTTGAGACAACAAGTGGATCACGTTATATGGCCTGATGGCAAAAGAATTATTCTCATAGCGGAG GGCCGTGTTCTTAATCTGAGCTGCTCCACTGTACCCATATATGTGCTTTCCATCACAGCCACCACACAG gCTTTGGCATTGATTGAGCTCTTTAATGCCCCAGAGGGCCGTTACAAACAAGATGTCTACCTTCTTCCCAAGAAACTAG ATGAGTATGTTGCAGGCCTGCACCTTCAGACCTTTGACGCACAACTGACTGAGCTTACTGATGATCAAGCAAAATACCTGTGTTTGAGTAAACACGGCCCCTTCAAGCCGAGTTACTACAG gtATTAA
- the ahcyl2a gene encoding adenosylhomocysteinase like 2a isoform X6, which produces MRKVYSLPIQYPDQPREFNSRLTKTGRSSLSHSISHSSSDSNSSGGSDAENGDDEVCPRDRQQINSKGNRDFCIKNIKLADFGRREIQLAEDEMTALMALRKAAHGEKPLAGAKIVGCTHVTAETAVLFETLTMLGAQCRWAACNIYSTQNEVAAALAEQDFPVFAWQEESEDDFWWCIDRCVNLESWEPNMILDDGGDMTHWIYKKYPHLFKKVKGVVEESITGIHRLHHLSKAGKLCVPAINVNDSVTKQKFDNLYFCKESILDSLKKTTDVMFGGKQVAVCGYGEVGKGCCSALKALGSVVYVTEIDPICALQACMDGFRLTRLGDVIRQVDIVITCTGNKNVVVREHMDQMKNGCIVCNMGRSNTEIDVVSLRTPELTWHHLRQQVDHVIWPDGKRIILIAEGRVLNLSCSTVPIYVLSITATTQALALIELFNAPEGRYKQDVYLLPKKLDEYVAGLHLQTFDAQLTELTDDQAKYLCLSKHGPFKPSYYR; this is translated from the exons CCAATCCAGTATCCTGATCAGCCACGAGAATTCAACAGTCGATTAACCAAGACTGGTCGCAGCTCTCTATCCCACTCCATTTCTCATTCTTCTTCAGACAGCAACAGCTCAG GGGGCTCAGATGCAGAAAATGGAGACGATGAAGTTTGTCCTCGAGACAGGCAGCAGATTAACTCTAAAGGAAACAGAGATTTCTGCATAAAAAACATCAAGCTGGCTGATTTCGGCCGTCGAGAGATACAGCTTGCAGAGGACG AGATGACTGCACTGATGGCCTTAAGAAAAGCAGCCCATGGAGAGAAGCCACTTGCCGGGGCTAAAATAGTCGGCTGTACCCACGTCACCGCCGAGACAGCT GTGCTGTTCGAGACCCTGACAATGTTAGGGGCTCAGTGCAGGTGGGCAGCCTGCAATATTTACTCCACCCAGAATGAAGTGGCAGCTGCTTTGGCAGAGCAAG ATTTCCCAGTGTTTGCATGGCAGGAGGAGTCTGAAGATGATTTCTGGTGGTGTATTGATCGCTGTGTAAATCTGGAGAGCTGGGAGCCGAACATG ATCCTTGATGATGGAGGAGATATGACACATTGGATATACAAGAAATACCCTCACCTCTTCAAAAAAGTCAAGGGTGTTGTTGAAGAGAGTATCACTGGAATTCACAG GCTTCATCACCTGTCTAAAGCAGGAAAACTCTGTGTGCCAGCCATAAATGTCAATGACTCCGTCACAAAACAGAAGTTTGACAACCTTTACTTCTGCAAGGAATCCATTCTGGATAG TCTAAAAAAGACCACTGATGTTATGTTTGGGGGGAAACAGGTGGCTGTATGTGGATATGGAGAG GTGGGAAAAGGTTGCTGTTCAGCTTTAAAAGCATTGGGTTCTGTTGTGTATGTAACAGAGATTGATCCTATCTGTGCTCTACAGGCATG CATGGATGGCTTTCGATTGACCAGACTAGGTGATGTCATAAGACAAGTGGACATTGTTATCACCTGCACAG GTAACAAAAATGTTGTTGTGAGGGAACATATGGACCAAATGAAGAATGGGTGCATTGTCTGCAACATGGGACGATCCAATACAGAAATTGATGTG GTTAGTCTGAGAACGCCAGAATTGACATGGCACCATTTGAGACAACAAGTGGATCACGTTATATGGCCTGATGGCAAAAGAATTATTCTCATAGCGGAG GGCCGTGTTCTTAATCTGAGCTGCTCCACTGTACCCATATATGTGCTTTCCATCACAGCCACCACACAG gCTTTGGCATTGATTGAGCTCTTTAATGCCCCAGAGGGCCGTTACAAACAAGATGTCTACCTTCTTCCCAAGAAACTAG ATGAGTATGTTGCAGGCCTGCACCTTCAGACCTTTGACGCACAACTGACTGAGCTTACTGATGATCAAGCAAAATACCTGTGTTTGAGTAAACACGGCCCCTTCAAGCCGAGTTACTACAGGTGA
- the ahcyl2a gene encoding adenosylhomocysteinase like 2a isoform X4 encodes MRKVYSLVSLTKNREPKDAVLSLNIKPIQYPDQPREFNSRLTKTGRSSLSHSISHSSSDSNSSGGSDAENGDDEVCPRDRQQINSKGNRDFCIKNIKLADFGRREIQLAEDEMTALMALRKAAHGEKPLAGAKIVGCTHVTAETAVLFETLTMLGAQCRWAACNIYSTQNEVAAALAEQDFPVFAWQEESEDDFWWCIDRCVNLESWEPNMILDDGGDMTHWIYKKYPHLFKKVKGVVEESITGIHRLHHLSKAGKLCVPAINVNDSVTKQKFDNLYFCKESILDSLKKTTDVMFGGKQVAVCGYGEVGKGCCSALKALGSVVYVTEIDPICALQACMDGFRLTRLGDVIRQVDIVITCTGNKNVVVREHMDQMKNGCIVCNMGRSNTEIDVVSLRTPELTWHHLRQQVDHVIWPDGKRIILIAEGRVLNLSCSTVPIYVLSITATTQALALIELFNAPEGRYKQDVYLLPKKLDEYVAGLHLQTFDAQLTELTDDQAKYLCLSKHGPFKPSYYR; translated from the exons CCAATCCAGTATCCTGATCAGCCACGAGAATTCAACAGTCGATTAACCAAGACTGGTCGCAGCTCTCTATCCCACTCCATTTCTCATTCTTCTTCAGACAGCAACAGCTCAG GGGGCTCAGATGCAGAAAATGGAGACGATGAAGTTTGTCCTCGAGACAGGCAGCAGATTAACTCTAAAGGAAACAGAGATTTCTGCATAAAAAACATCAAGCTGGCTGATTTCGGCCGTCGAGAGATACAGCTTGCAGAGGACG AGATGACTGCACTGATGGCCTTAAGAAAAGCAGCCCATGGAGAGAAGCCACTTGCCGGGGCTAAAATAGTCGGCTGTACCCACGTCACCGCCGAGACAGCT GTGCTGTTCGAGACCCTGACAATGTTAGGGGCTCAGTGCAGGTGGGCAGCCTGCAATATTTACTCCACCCAGAATGAAGTGGCAGCTGCTTTGGCAGAGCAAG ATTTCCCAGTGTTTGCATGGCAGGAGGAGTCTGAAGATGATTTCTGGTGGTGTATTGATCGCTGTGTAAATCTGGAGAGCTGGGAGCCGAACATG ATCCTTGATGATGGAGGAGATATGACACATTGGATATACAAGAAATACCCTCACCTCTTCAAAAAAGTCAAGGGTGTTGTTGAAGAGAGTATCACTGGAATTCACAG GCTTCATCACCTGTCTAAAGCAGGAAAACTCTGTGTGCCAGCCATAAATGTCAATGACTCCGTCACAAAACAGAAGTTTGACAACCTTTACTTCTGCAAGGAATCCATTCTGGATAG TCTAAAAAAGACCACTGATGTTATGTTTGGGGGGAAACAGGTGGCTGTATGTGGATATGGAGAG GTGGGAAAAGGTTGCTGTTCAGCTTTAAAAGCATTGGGTTCTGTTGTGTATGTAACAGAGATTGATCCTATCTGTGCTCTACAGGCATG CATGGATGGCTTTCGATTGACCAGACTAGGTGATGTCATAAGACAAGTGGACATTGTTATCACCTGCACAG GTAACAAAAATGTTGTTGTGAGGGAACATATGGACCAAATGAAGAATGGGTGCATTGTCTGCAACATGGGACGATCCAATACAGAAATTGATGTG GTTAGTCTGAGAACGCCAGAATTGACATGGCACCATTTGAGACAACAAGTGGATCACGTTATATGGCCTGATGGCAAAAGAATTATTCTCATAGCGGAG GGCCGTGTTCTTAATCTGAGCTGCTCCACTGTACCCATATATGTGCTTTCCATCACAGCCACCACACAG gCTTTGGCATTGATTGAGCTCTTTAATGCCCCAGAGGGCCGTTACAAACAAGATGTCTACCTTCTTCCCAAGAAACTAG ATGAGTATGTTGCAGGCCTGCACCTTCAGACCTTTGACGCACAACTGACTGAGCTTACTGATGATCAAGCAAAATACCTGTGTTTGAGTAAACACGGCCCCTTCAAGCCGAGTTACTACAGGTGA